The genomic interval tattattgtcattattccAATTTTaggaatttcatttttttgtaccCAAAGGTCCCTGTCCTCCAACGGCGTAGATCCTGTTGTTGACCACCGCCAGCCCATGGTTCTTCCTGGGCTCCCTCATACCAGACAACTCCCTCCACCTGAGGACAGAAAGGTGGAGACAGAGACAAGGAAAGCGttgaggagaagcagcagcagcagctcttcagTGTGAATGTGCAATGATTGTTGTCAGGTAACAACTTTGAAGCTCCGGTTTTTACGTCTCTGGACTTTTGGGGAGAATTTTAACCTCTGGGTCTGAAAAGCGTTAttgaataaaacaacatttcttGCCTATATAAAATATTCTTATGCCATTTAATCCTCTTTCAAGAGACATTTTGGAGATGTTTTTCACCAAAAATTATTATGATATACCggctgtaaataaataacagaaaagACGTTTCCTACTGTTAAGTGATAACGCAACATTGTTCCTCGTCacattcctctcctcttcctgaccccattcaaaaacactgtaaacaaacCACTGACTGAAAGATGCATAGTTCTAAACCAACATGTAATGAACCAGCATGTTTGTGTGACTCACTTTTGAGTGCTGGGGTCGTAGACCTCACAGTTGTTGAGGACCCTGCCGGACACGTTGTTGCCCACCGTGCCGCCACAGACGTATATGAGCCCGTTGGCCTCCACCGAGCCGTGGCTGCAGCGAGCCAAGAGCATGCTGGTCTTCACCTGCCAAGACTCCGTTCTCGTATCGTAGCATTCAAAAAGGTTGAGGGCGGAGCTTCCTGCGAGCACACACGAGTACAGCACGGATCACCGCGATGAAATGTTTTCACAAGGGGAGAGTGTTTATGCGCAAACCCCCTTCCACCTCTCTGTGCTCACCCACTTCTGACCCGCCGGAGGTGTAGATCTTGCCCTGGGCCGGGCAGGCAGCGAGGCTGTCGCGAGGCGTGGGAGGACCCAGCTTGGAGTACCAGCTGTCCTTCAGGACGTTGTAGCAGTCCATGCGCTTGATGGGGAAGAGCTGTGAGCCCCCCAGGATGTAGACTACGTTGTCCCAGAAGACGGCTGTGGCGTCCCGGCGCTTCTCGAAGGGGCAGCGGATGTCTGCCCAGGTGGAGTCCTGCATGGAATGCAAAATAAATTGCTGTAATATTTGTTTCTGAAATATCTGATCTCATTTTTTTTACGATAACCCAACATTAGAGTTTAGAGGTTTCACACTTTTATATGAAACATAAACTTTAGTGACTTGGGCCCAGTACCTTGGGGTTAAAGTAGCGGCAGGACTGAGGCTGGGAGCCTCCGAACAGAGCGATGCGGTAGTCGTGCTTCTTGCGCCGCGGCCGGCTGCTCTCACCCAGATCTTCCCGGTCCTCCAGGGACAGCAGGTGGTAGCGCATCCCACCTGGTACAAACATCACAGGTCAACCCAGCAGACGGAAGCACGACGCCGCCGCGTCAGTTTGAACTTGAACTTGCTCTTGCGAATCTGAATCTAGAATACGAGACGATGTACGCCAAGTTGATATGCGACTGGAGACATGAATCCAGGGTCGGCAGTTCACCCAATTTGCAGTACAGGCTTAGATGTTCTGAATCTTGTTGAGTTCTGCCAGAGACTTGAATTTAGTCAGGAATAATTCAAAAGTTTGAATCTTTACTATTGGGGATAATGCGGACAGGTTGGTTCCagagtaatgtaatgtaatgtaatgtaaagtaatgtaaGTTGTGGTTTTACATGCGTGTGTTCCTTTAAGAACTGTGGGACCGTTGCACCATGGGATTTAGTCAGGAAGTTGAATGTGATCAGGACAGCCTCACGTTTTGTGTTATCTCTCCATACTATCCACGTCAATCGTCCACGCCTTTGGCAGCGTTCTCGGTATGCAAAATAGATGCCGACATACTGTTCTTGTATATAAGTATTGTCAGTAAGTTTGATGTGCATATTGGGCTGAGAATGAAGGGTTCGCCTCTGCTATCATGGGTTGTGCTACATGTAGGTATATTTGGGTTTATTTGGATAAACAATGTGGGTTATATTATGTACATTGTATAGCAATGTATTACATATTTCCTTTGTTTCAGCTTTTATGTTAGCTACTGTATGTACTACCGCATTGCATTGGTATGTAGTTATATTGTTTTTACAACTGTCATTATATAATATTTGCGACTCCTTAATATGTAAGTAACAGGTAATCATTTCCCAGTTTCACCCTTTCTAGTCAAATAAACGGAGTTAAGACGATCCCAGTCTCCAGTGCTTGATGGTGGAAGGTGTTTAGCCGCTGGTCAGATTGCACAGGGTTACGTGCATGCAGGACGAGACACTAACTATAGAAATTATATAAATtgaaatttgtgtgtgtgtgtgcatgcttttcTCCTCCCACTCACCGATGACCATCTTGAGACACTGTGGGTTGTCCTGGATGAGGGGCTCGGCCTGCACCGTCTTAGAGAGGAAGGTTTTGGAGACCAGAGGAAAGCGAACGCACCCCAACACCTCCACCATGTACTGCTGCCTGTTACACACGTCATACTTCAGCCAGCGAACGGCTGCGTCATATATCTGAAGAACACAAACGCAACGACAAAGCATGTTGGGAGCATACAGATTTCAGGGGGCAATAATTTTGGCCATTCAGCTTTGTTCGGAAATTTGAGTTGGAAAAGTATTTCTCATAATTTGCACATTACACTTCCCAAAAAGTTAGTTGTATCAAGAGATACTATTAAACTCCCCAGACATGTTTTTCTTGACCACATTCTTTAAAAAGatagcaaaagaaaaataaagcatAGGgtcaatgaatgtgtgtgtgtgtgtgtacctgggcCTCAGCACGGACTGTGAGTTTgtcgtggtggaggaggtgtgtgAGCTGTGAAACGTTCAGTTGCAGGAACTCATCCAGTTTGTAGACTTCAGTAAAGTGGAGCTCGAAGAAGTCCTCTGCGGCGGCCTTCAGCTCGGGGCAGTCCATGCAGTCTGCCAGGGAGGAAATACCTGCACCATTACAGGACAGGGATCAGTCAATCGAATGAGTCACATGATGCCACCCAAACCCCAAATTCCATTTCTGAGTAAACTAAAAAAGCCCTGAAATGGAGATACAAGTAGCAGCTAAGAACTGTTTAAGTAGTTTACTTTACTAGTAGATGCTGCTACCTCAATCAATCGTGAAAAGCCGATAACATTCAACCTTATTTGTATCATTACCGAGGCAGTTTGTTGCATCAATTTGTGCTTTGAGGAATTCAACACACATCTTCTTCACAGGCTCAATCTGGTACTGGTTGGCTGCATCCAGCAACGACTGGACGTTACTGCTGTTCACCACAatcctgacacaaacacacacacacacacacacacacgtacactttATCATTAAAGATTTTTGATTAAATCAAGTGAAAGTGATTTACAAGAGATTGATCTGATGTTTGGCAGCTTTGGTAAGCACGTGTCATATTTCCTTTTATCAGGTGCGCTGTATACCTCAAAACAACCCCTTCGATAGATGTTACGATCGACACACTACTTTCAGCCAGATTTCTTACCGAGCTGTGTAGATAAAGTCAATCAAAAGCTCGATGATCTCCGCCTCGGCACTCCTGAGCTCCACCTCGTGGGACATGGACTCCATCATCcgggctggaggagaggaggaagagaggtcAGAGTTCATAGACGGCGTGAAGCGAGGAGAGCCCTGTGTAACTCATACTGTGTTCTGATCCCACTACAGCACACGTGTCCATCCCGTGGCGTCCTTGTGTCTGTACTTACTGGTGAACATGAGGCTGAAGAAGTGGCTGGCGGCAGCCAACACTACTCTGTGGGCAGGAAAGTGTTTCCCCTGAACCACCAGTGTCACATCACAGAGAGTACCCTGAAGAAAACACACCAGTATGAGGACAAGGAGGGACAAGCcccgttacacacacacacacacttgtcccccctctctctctctcacctgttTCCTCAGGTTGTTCATGACTCCCATGATGCCGGACAGCTGTCTgaactcctctttaatggcCCACTTCTTCTCGCTCTTCTTCTTGGCGCTCGCCTCCTTCTCTGGAGATGTCCCCCCCGTCATGTCGGGCCCGATGGACGCGAGGTGTTCGTTTGAATCGGAGCGGTTAGCTCAGACGCTGGCAGTTGGCTAGCTAGCCGCTATAGCAGCTTATTGTGATGTTatgaactaaaatgaaaaacaccagTTTTTTCCACGTCAGCTTCTCCGTGAAGACtaaaaaaacccaaaataaaataaagaagatGGACTTTCTAGAGTCAGCTTAGTGTATTTTAGAAGCTGTTTGCCTCCAGCGCTAGttgtagttttctttttcttcttcttcttcctctcttcttcttatcCTTCTTCTTCTACGTTTTCTTCTttggttaaaaacaaatactcGCGATCGCCCTCCACCGAAAGATGCCACAGATAACTGAAACAGCGGAACTGATTTAAAACTTCGGAGCTGTTAGTACGTGTGCGGTGAATCTTTTTGGtagttatttgttatttgtgtcCCGTTTAATCGGTGACTTTCAACTATCAGAGAGGCGTCGGAATACGTTTCGCATCGTCGCAGCGCACATGTGTGGGGGACACCTGTC from Gasterosteus aculeatus chromosome 10, fGasAcu3.hap1.1, whole genome shotgun sequence carries:
- the klhl7 gene encoding kelch-like protein 7 isoform X1 → MTGGTSPEKEASAKKKSEKKWAIKEEFRQLSGIMGVMNNLRKQGTLCDVTLVVQGKHFPAHRVVLAAASHFFSLMFTTRMMESMSHEVELRSAEAEIIELLIDFIYTARIVVNSSNVQSLLDAANQYQIEPVKKMCVEFLKAQIDATNCLGISSLADCMDCPELKAAAEDFFELHFTEVYKLDEFLQLNVSQLTHLLHHDKLTVRAEAQIYDAAVRWLKYDVCNRQQYMVEVLGCVRFPLVSKTFLSKTVQAEPLIQDNPQCLKMVIGGMRYHLLSLEDREDLGESSRPRRKKHDYRIALFGGSQPQSCRYFNPKDSTWADIRCPFEKRRDATAVFWDNVVYILGGSQLFPIKRMDCYNVLKDSWYSKLGPPTPRDSLAACPAQGKIYTSGGSEVGSSALNLFECYDTRTESWQVKTSMLLARCSHGSVEANGLIYVCGGTVGNNVSGRVLNNCEVYDPSTQKWRELSGMREPRKNHGLAVVNNRIYAVGGQGPLGGLDSVEYYDIASNEWRAAAAMPWRGLTVKCAAVGEVIYVLAGFQGVGRLGHVLEYDTETDRWVTCSKVRAFPVTSCLICVVDTCGVNEDEDMELIDSQSHAQATPSASPPASSSS
- the klhl7 gene encoding kelch-like protein 7 isoform X2, whose protein sequence is MMESMSHEVELRSAEAEIIELLIDFIYTARIVVNSSNVQSLLDAANQYQIEPVKKMCVEFLKAQIDATNCLGISSLADCMDCPELKAAAEDFFELHFTEVYKLDEFLQLNVSQLTHLLHHDKLTVRAEAQIYDAAVRWLKYDVCNRQQYMVEVLGCVRFPLVSKTFLSKTVQAEPLIQDNPQCLKMVIGGMRYHLLSLEDREDLGESSRPRRKKHDYRIALFGGSQPQSCRYFNPKDSTWADIRCPFEKRRDATAVFWDNVVYILGGSQLFPIKRMDCYNVLKDSWYSKLGPPTPRDSLAACPAQGKIYTSGGSEVGSSALNLFECYDTRTESWQVKTSMLLARCSHGSVEANGLIYVCGGTVGNNVSGRVLNNCEVYDPSTQKWRELSGMREPRKNHGLAVVNNRIYAVGGQGPLGGLDSVEYYDIASNEWRAAAAMPWRGLTVKCAAVGEVIYVLAGFQGVGRLGHVLEYDTETDRWVTCSKVRAFPVTSCLICVVDTCGVNEDEDMELIDSQSHAQATPSASPPASSSS